From one Vicingaceae bacterium genomic stretch:
- a CDS encoding IS481 family transposase (possible pseudo, frameshifted) → MGQILHGTATTTHRIRKEIQASMESIKKLAEKYNINVKTVRKWKNRDFVEDLKCGKKKGQGSVLEGIAEQIVVEVRRKTLLPLDDLLLVLKPVIPELTRSNLHRCLQRHKVSRIKDLLPQDEQKQRKTKKFKEYKPGYLHIDTSEIRISKKRYYLFVAIDRATRYAYVEVYDNKTSATATMFLKNALQQYPIKIEKILTDNGVEFCYNVLPENKKPKNKIHPFVKLCRERGIEHRTTLVKHPWTNGMVEAMNKKIKEHTSKKYHYEDIDQFKKHLYFYVLNYN, encoded by the coding sequence GACGCACAGAATCAGAAAAGAAATACAAGCGTCTATGGAGAGTATAAAGAAATTGGCAGAGAAGTATAACATCAATGTTAAGACAGTAAGGAAATGGAAAAATAGGGATTTTGTAGAGGACTTAAAGTGTGGGAAGAAGAAGGGACAAGGGAGCGTATTGGAAGGGATAGCAGAACAGATAGTGGTAGAGGTTCGCAGGAAGACCTTACTGCCATTAGATGATTTGCTGCTGGTATTAAAACCGGTTATACCGGAATTGACCAGAAGCAATCTGCATAGATGTTTGCAACGACATAAGGTGAGCCGGATAAAAGATTTGTTGCCACAAGATGAACAGAAACAGAGGAAAACGAAAAAGTTCAAGGAATATAAGCCGGGGTATTTACACATAGACACATCAGAGATAAGAATTAGCAAGAAGAGGTATTATTTGTTTGTGGCGATAGACAGAGCCACTCGTTATGCTTATGTGGAAGTGTATGACAATAAAACATCTGCCACGGCAACAATGTTTTTAAAAAATGCCCTTCAACAATATCCTATCAAAATTGAAAAAATCCTCACTGATAATGGCGTGGAATTTTGCTATAATGTCTTACCAGAGAATAAAAAACCGAAAAACAAAATACATCCTTTTGTAAAATTGTGCCGAGAGAGAGGGATAGAGCATCGCACCACATTGGTCAAACATCCTTGGACAAATGGCATGGTAGAGGCAATGAATAAGAAGATAAAAGAACATACAAGTAAGAAATATCATTATGAGGATATAGACCAATTCAAAAAACATCTGTATTTTTACGTGCTGAATTATAATTGA